One Peterkaempfera bronchialis DNA window includes the following coding sequences:
- a CDS encoding FxLD family lanthipeptide: protein MTVQMEPPVAPAQPTAEQQDLTGFDLDITIVEGGPAADQLIRLTDDGCNSTCATACVSCP, encoded by the coding sequence ATGACCGTTCAGATGGAGCCCCCGGTTGCGCCCGCGCAGCCGACCGCCGAGCAGCAGGACCTCACCGGCTTCGACCTGGACATCACCATCGTCGAGGGCGGCCCCGCCGCGGACCAGCTCATCCGCCTGACGGACGACGGCTGCAACTCCACGTGCGCGACCGCCTGCGTGAGCTGCCCGTAG
- the fxlM gene encoding methyltransferase, FxLD system has product MTAIDDSTVRDPDGLRADMVRALRDQDGIKSEPVAAAFAAVPRHQFAPEAPLELAYDLHRTVPVKKDEHGLDISVMSAAHLQAVMLEQAGIEPGMKVLEIGSGGVNAAYLQELVGPDGDVTTVDIDRDIIDRARLCLDNAGYTQVKTVVADGECGVPDGAPYDRIMVTAAAWDIPPSWISGLAEKGRLVVPLTVCGTTRSIAFDRDRDGLLSRSYSLAHFVPMQGEGAAEERKAMLRDGVALRTDDVRVPLNAQALDHALDTPRLERWSGAAYDLPDELELYLTLNLPSVARLHADKEVIERGLIEASARLGVPALVSEDSIAYRTRRENGDTGGFESGVVAHGPQAESLADEYVKLLRRWAHDHRRRGAATFRYLPGPAPSPLPRDAVRRRHGIVTATWR; this is encoded by the coding sequence ATGACTGCCATCGATGACTCGACGGTCCGCGATCCCGACGGGCTGCGCGCGGACATGGTCCGCGCACTCCGCGATCAGGACGGGATCAAGTCCGAGCCTGTCGCCGCCGCCTTCGCCGCAGTACCCAGGCATCAGTTCGCGCCGGAAGCGCCTCTGGAACTCGCCTACGACCTGCACCGCACCGTGCCGGTGAAGAAGGACGAGCACGGCCTGGACATCAGCGTCATGTCTGCGGCCCACCTCCAGGCCGTGATGCTGGAGCAGGCCGGCATCGAGCCCGGCATGAAGGTCCTGGAGATCGGCTCCGGCGGTGTCAACGCCGCATATCTCCAGGAACTGGTGGGCCCCGACGGGGACGTCACCACCGTCGACATCGACCGCGACATCATCGACCGGGCACGCCTGTGCCTGGACAACGCCGGATACACCCAGGTGAAGACGGTCGTCGCCGATGGCGAGTGCGGCGTTCCCGACGGGGCCCCGTACGACCGGATCATGGTCACCGCAGCCGCCTGGGACATCCCCCCGTCGTGGATCAGCGGACTTGCCGAGAAGGGCAGGCTCGTCGTCCCGCTGACGGTATGCGGCACGACGCGCTCGATCGCTTTCGACCGCGACCGTGACGGCCTGCTCAGCCGCTCCTACAGCCTGGCGCACTTCGTGCCCATGCAGGGCGAGGGTGCCGCCGAGGAACGTAAGGCGATGCTGAGGGACGGAGTCGCCCTTCGGACCGACGACGTACGGGTGCCGCTCAACGCCCAGGCTCTGGACCACGCCCTGGACACCCCCCGGCTGGAGCGCTGGTCGGGCGCGGCCTACGACCTGCCCGACGAGTTGGAGCTGTACCTCACGCTCAACCTGCCCAGCGTCGCCCGGCTGCACGCGGACAAGGAAGTCATCGAGCGCGGACTGATCGAAGCCTCAGCCCGGCTCGGCGTGCCCGCCCTGGTCAGCGAGGACAGCATCGCCTACCGAACCCGCCGGGAGAACGGGGACACCGGCGGCTTCGAGAGCGGCGTGGTCGCCCACGGCCCGCAGGCCGAATCCCTCGCGGACGAGTACGTGAAGCTGCTCCGCCGCTGGGCCCACGATCACCGCCGCCGGGGAGCCGCGACGTTCCGGTACCTGCCGGGCCCCGCTCCCTCGCCCCTCCCTCGGGACGCCGTACGCCGACGCCACGGCATCGTCACGGCGACCTGGCGCTGA
- a CDS encoding helix-turn-helix domain-containing protein gives MTLEELARLCRRAAEKGGLRSGIDRQRVWKWENRQAEPSPESELLLADALGVPAEDVELFDWPDWLPGRDLPRPFGAAHTVRALREAQGTAMDRRTFVTYNALSLAGLAAAWARTEPGRLTAALNGKTVDPELVDVLEANVSQLTTLPTEQRQHTANLLDAHLTTVTGLIEKGRYSEATGRRLYLLAASLATTWGWYRFDQGRHSAAARLWDAALHSAHVAGDRDFGAGVLSDFAYQSTWLGNPKAALSPLGHALSYTSHPTARSLLFLRRARAHAALGERSDCYRDLTAAENELSITASEPAPRWCAWMSVADLAVDSGRCMLDLGRPDLAHPRISGGVSLLPRARDKTRGIFLAYEARSLLESREVEQALAVSSEALELATRIGAERCVTLVRGLAPGFTRHKQVDSVPEFLERLRTC, from the coding sequence TTGACCCTGGAAGAGCTGGCCCGGCTGTGCCGCCGGGCCGCCGAGAAAGGCGGGCTCCGTTCGGGGATCGACCGTCAGCGGGTCTGGAAGTGGGAGAACCGGCAGGCGGAGCCGAGCCCTGAGTCGGAACTGCTGCTCGCCGACGCCTTGGGGGTCCCGGCCGAGGATGTCGAGCTGTTCGACTGGCCCGACTGGCTGCCCGGCCGCGACCTCCCCCGTCCCTTCGGTGCCGCGCACACCGTCCGCGCACTTCGAGAGGCCCAGGGAACCGCCATGGACCGCCGCACCTTCGTGACCTACAACGCGCTCTCACTGGCCGGGCTGGCCGCCGCATGGGCCCGAACCGAGCCGGGACGCCTCACCGCTGCGCTGAACGGCAAGACGGTCGATCCCGAACTTGTCGACGTGCTGGAGGCCAATGTCTCGCAGCTGACCACCCTGCCCACCGAACAGCGCCAGCACACGGCGAACCTGCTGGATGCCCACCTCACCACCGTGACCGGACTCATCGAGAAGGGCCGTTACTCCGAGGCCACCGGCCGGCGCCTGTACCTTCTGGCCGCCTCGCTGGCCACCACCTGGGGCTGGTACCGCTTCGACCAGGGGCGGCACTCGGCAGCGGCCCGCCTGTGGGACGCCGCCCTCCACAGTGCGCATGTCGCGGGGGACCGCGACTTCGGCGCCGGGGTGCTCAGCGACTTCGCGTACCAGTCCACCTGGCTCGGCAACCCCAAGGCGGCCCTGAGCCCGCTTGGGCATGCGCTGTCGTACACCAGCCACCCCACCGCCCGATCCCTGCTGTTCCTGCGCAGGGCCAGGGCGCACGCCGCGCTCGGCGAAAGGTCGGACTGCTACCGGGACCTGACCGCTGCCGAGAACGAGCTGTCGATCACGGCATCCGAACCGGCACCCCGCTGGTGTGCCTGGATGAGCGTGGCCGACCTGGCCGTCGACTCCGGCCGGTGCATGCTCGATCTCGGGCGGCCGGACCTCGCCCATCCCCGGATTTCCGGCGGCGTGAGCCTCCTACCGCGTGCCCGGGACAAGACGCGCGGGATCTTCCTCGCCTACGAGGCGCGGAGCCTCCTGGAGTCCCGCGAGGTCGAGCAAGCTCTCGCGGTCAGCAGCGAAGCCCTTGAACTCGCCACCCGCATCGGAGCCGAGCGGTGCGTCACGCTGGTGCGAGGGCTCGCGCCGGGCTTCACGCGCCACAAGCAGGTGGACAGCGTCCCGGAGTTCCTGGAACGGCTCAGGACCTGCTGA
- a CDS encoding Cmx/CmrA family chloramphenicol efflux MFS transporter, producing MPLALYLLAMAVFAMGTSEFMLAGLLPDIASDLDVTVGTAGTLTSAFAMGMIVGAPLMAVLARNWPARSSLLGFVLVFLASHAMGAATSNFPVLFATRVVAALANAGFLAVAMTTAAALVLPDKRGRALAVLLSGTTVATIAGVPGGAVLGTLLGWRATFWAVAALCLPAAIGVLTGIPARPVEADESEGPTLRAELAQLKSPRLLLVMLLGASVNAATFASFTFLAPVVTDTAGLGELWVSVALVLFGVGSFVGVTAAGRLSDQRPGLVLAVGGPLLLIGWLALALLADKPVALLALVFAQGALSFALGSTLITRVLYEAAGAPTMAGSYATAALNVGAALGPLIAATTLRSTVGDLGPLWTSGLLVTVALLIAFPLRTVVADGRSTEVLQ from the coding sequence ATGCCTCTCGCGCTGTATCTGCTTGCCATGGCGGTCTTCGCCATGGGTACCTCGGAGTTCATGCTCGCCGGCCTCTTGCCGGACATCGCTTCAGACCTCGACGTCACCGTCGGGACAGCCGGCACACTCACGTCGGCCTTCGCGATGGGCATGATCGTCGGGGCCCCGCTCATGGCAGTACTTGCCCGTAACTGGCCCGCACGGTCGAGCCTGCTTGGGTTCGTCCTCGTGTTCTTGGCATCCCACGCCATGGGCGCTGCCACCTCGAACTTCCCCGTCCTGTTCGCGACCCGGGTAGTCGCAGCACTCGCGAACGCCGGATTCCTCGCCGTAGCCATGACGACCGCCGCCGCGCTCGTCTTGCCCGACAAGAGGGGACGGGCGCTGGCCGTGCTGCTGTCAGGCACCACGGTGGCCACGATCGCCGGGGTCCCAGGGGGAGCGGTCCTCGGCACACTACTCGGCTGGCGGGCCACGTTCTGGGCTGTCGCCGCTCTCTGCCTGCCCGCAGCCATCGGCGTCCTCACAGGAATCCCAGCGCGCCCTGTGGAGGCAGACGAGAGCGAGGGGCCGACCTTGCGAGCGGAGCTCGCACAGCTCAAGAGCCCGCGGTTGCTCCTGGTGATGCTGCTCGGCGCGTCGGTGAACGCGGCTACCTTCGCAAGCTTCACCTTCCTCGCCCCCGTCGTGACCGACACCGCCGGACTGGGCGAGCTGTGGGTCTCTGTGGCTCTGGTGCTCTTCGGTGTCGGCTCCTTCGTCGGCGTCACCGCTGCCGGGCGACTGTCCGACCAGCGCCCCGGCCTGGTCCTCGCGGTCGGCGGTCCGCTGCTGCTCATCGGCTGGCTGGCCCTGGCCCTGCTGGCCGACAAGCCGGTCGCTCTGCTCGCCCTCGTGTTCGCGCAAGGAGCCCTGTCGTTCGCGCTGGGCAGCACCCTGATCACGCGGGTCCTCTATGAGGCGGCAGGAGCCCCCACCATGGCCGGCTCTTATGCGACCGCCGCACTCAACGTCGGCGCAGCCCTTGGACCACTCATCGCCGCGACCACCCTCCGCTCCACGGTCGGGGACCTCGGGCCGCTGTGGACAAGCGGGCTCCTAGTCACGGTCGCGCTGCTCATCGCGTTCCCCCTGCGCACGGTGGTCGCGGACGGCCGGAGCACCGAGGTGCTCCAGTGA
- a CDS encoding VOC family protein, whose translation MAVRRVVPNIQSGAAQESREFYGLLGFEQVMNHGWIMTLASPSSPAAQISFMTSDRTAPVNPDMSVEVDDVDAAYAVMRESGAEIVHPLQDEEWGVRRFFVRDPGGRVINVLGHR comes from the coding sequence ATGGCCGTTCGCCGTGTCGTGCCCAACATTCAGTCGGGGGCCGCGCAGGAGAGCCGGGAGTTCTACGGTCTGCTGGGCTTCGAGCAGGTCATGAACCACGGCTGGATCATGACGCTCGCCTCCCCGTCAAGCCCAGCAGCGCAGATCAGCTTCATGACCAGCGACAGGACCGCGCCTGTCAACCCCGACATGAGCGTCGAGGTGGACGACGTGGATGCGGCTTATGCGGTCATGCGGGAGAGCGGTGCGGAGATCGTTCACCCCTTGCAGGACGAGGAGTGGGGCGTGCGGCGGTTCTTCGTCCGCGACCCCGGTGGACGGGTGATCAACGTGCTGGGCCACCGCTGA